The Helicoverpa zea isolate HzStark_Cry1AcR chromosome 2, ilHelZeax1.1, whole genome shotgun sequence DNA window tcaaaatccatagTTTTATGGCCTGTATCCATAGTTgtatggttagactggtagaaTCTAACCAAGGGGCCTTGCCTTGTAAATGGGTTGatcaggtcagataggcagtcaatGCATGTTAACCTAAATCAGTTTAACTAACCTAACCAAGCCCAACATAGTTCTGAAAAGGCTGGGCTAGGTTTTTGTGTTCACTTTTATTCTATGTTCACAGGTTGTAGCTCCAAACGGCCCCACACCTCGTTCCGGCCACCGCATGGTCCTACTAGGACGCAACATCATAGTGTTTGGCGGCTACGCGGACGACGGCCGCGAGTGTCGCTACTTCGATGATGTATACTCCTTCTGTCTGGACACGAGGGCTTGGACTAAACTGAGTCCTAGTGGTAGGGGGCCTTGTGCGAGGTCTGCTTGCGTTATGTTGCCCGCTGGGAATGATTCTGTGAGTATTAATACAAAACTGTTGTTCAAGAAATGTTGTTATGTTGCTAAATATTAGATTTCTTAAACTCGTCGGTTCACAAAATGTTTGACCCggtgatgccagattgggggggAATAACACAAACTTTTTGGaggaaaaaaattgtggctATTGATTCCAAATTTTGTGGTTGTAGATTATTAGAAAATGCAACACAAAATGTCTTCCTAAAATTGTTGTTTTCCTAAACATACAGATCAATGCTATAATACTGGTATTGAGCAACTTTAATGGAGAAGTTTTCACTGCTGGAAGGATAAGACTGGAAAAGCCAGATAATAAGATGAGGGATAACAGGATGTCATCGTCataatcaccaatcaatcagaCAAATTCCTCCCCAGCTGCTAATCTACGgcggtttctcccgcgtccGGACTGGCCGGACAGAGCGCACACAGACACACACGGACCTGTTCCGGCTTTCTGCCCGGACGGGCGGCGGGTGGACGTGGCGCCCGCTGTCCGGCTCGCTGGGGCCGGCGGCGAGGGCCGGACAGGCGGCAGCTGTTAACGTGCATACGAATCGGGGTTATGTGTTTGGTGGAGTTAGTGTGAGTATTATAaagcgtttttttttatcatttatttgcaaCACCTTAAATGTAGGGATTTACCCTAAAGCGGCACCTAAGGATGGTGTAGAGGGTATTGTTTTGAAAGATCGGTTGATCAAATCGCGTGATCGGAATGAGTATTTGAAAGATAGGTTTTAATCAAGCGTAAGAAAGAACCgttctttttacccgactgccaaagaaggagggtaatgttttttacATACTAGCTAGTTGTCAGTACCATGCAACCCCTGATGGAACTCATCCCCACGCCCATGTAAAATTTGTATAGCCTACATTGATAAATGCTCTGTCTAACATTAAAAATTCTTTTTAGCAAACCTTTATCTAGcatatttattaattgactacttcttcctcctgccctgttcccaattttatttggggtcggcgcaatatatCATCTCCCATTTTCCCCatggattttttaaaaattaattgactACTGCTGAGTCATAATTATCTTCTCATAATTTctaataattgaaattataaagTACACACAGTTAAGTAGCAAGACACTTTTAGAGACAGAGTCAAATTCGatggaaacaatattttttttttacaaatatccagGACGTAGAAGAAACAGACGAAGAGCTTCGCGGCGAGATGAGCGATGAACTCCAACTGCTAGACCTGGAGGCAGGCAGGTGGCATCACGTCACTTTGAAGAGTGAACAGCAACCAACAACGCAGCAGCCTGAGGCTATGGATACCAAGGTCGAGGAGGCTGTTACCGGTAAGATGGGTTtcgacttttaaataaaaaaaacaccttgTAAGGGTAGTCAGGTCAATTACAAGGAATTCTTACTTTTTACTTGtggataaataaaaagttatgctTAAAGTTAAATCGATATTTAATGAAATCTTTAGGTAGTTAGTGACCATTTTTAAGTAAGCAGTCATGACCATGTCCTTTCATAAATGAAACTGTTTTCGATTTTATGATGTCGTCGTATAGTCTATAGACTCAAGAAATAGACTATTATTCTATAGTCCACCTATTTTTATCGTGGTGGATACTACTTGTACCTACTTCTACTTTGGTACCCATATCTTTCCTCTTAAACATATCACGAtgtgtttatattattacacTTTATTTCCGTCCCCAGTGGTGACAGACGAAGTATTCACAATGAAGCTGGGCGGAGCGCCGGCGCCCACCACGCAGGGCTGCGCCCCCGCCGGCACCCCCGCCCCCGGCCCGCGCTCCGGCCCGGGGGCCCGCATGTCCGCCATGATGGCCGTACAACGGTCTACTCTCTATGTGTACGGAGGAGTGCTGGAGAAGGAGGATAAGCAGTTCTATTTGTCCGATATGTATAGTTTAGGtgagttcatttatttatttaagtacttaagCAGAGAAGAACAAACTAAGAAGTTCTAACTTCGACCTATGTGCACGATTATCTCACATTTAGTATTTCGATTTAAAgaatagttaaaaaaacaacttcccaaaacaagaaaatatatctTTGCATTACTCAggaaattggtgacaaaatatacACAGCACGCACTATTTTAGTATCCtatttttctaagaaatatatgtatattatgttaaatagatGTTCCCCGGGGTTACACCCGCATGCCGAGGGAACCACAGTCGCATTAAAAGAAATAGGTATTCTTCCTTACTTTGTAGCTAGATTAGACTATTTTGGCGTGATAGACAGACAGAATAAAGATTGAAATTTGATTACTCACTTTAAttcttcattcattcattccacAGATCTACACAAACTAAACGAATGGAAGACTATAATAGAGCAGCCATCTCTGCCCGACTGGCTCGGCTCAGACTCTGAGGAGTATGAGACTGGATCCGAAAGTGAATCGGATGACAGCGACGAGGATAGTGAAGACTAAAGCCAATCTTATTGTGTAAGCAGTAAGGTTGAAAGTACAGTGTATAGAGTTGTGGAGTAAGAGTACTTTTTGGTAATACAGTGAGACATAATATAGACCCTATGATTAATAATTACCCCTTTCTGGTAAAAACTGGTAAAGCAGTTTATAAGGCAGAATAATATTGCCGGTACATACTTTGCATTTAACTGATCTTTAGGTACCAATTCGTTTTATGTCAAGTTAAAAACATTAACGTCAGTGAAGtgaaaaatacatataagtcgtatatttgtacaaaaaatattaggtttataaggataaatatattaattttactaaaaatatcttGCTTTTTACTACCTACGGAGAACCTACACAGCGTATCTCAAAATCCAGTTTGAAAACAACTTTAGTTGCTATGGCAACCAAATCAATTTAGGTGTTCGCTAAAAAGTGGGAGGggattaattgaaataaaaccacCATCATTACACATGttatcatttttattctatGTACACGTTATAGATCTACGCAATAATatatctttataaaattagtctACAAACACTCTCCTATCATTTTACTATTCAATCACTGAGCGCGAACAACTTAGATATTACTTGAATACGTCAATTCCCATATTATCCATTGATTGAAGATTACAcatgtatgaaaaatattacataattaaattgtcTTCTAAATTAGGTATAAAAGCAAATATAGAGAAATAAATGTTCTTCTACAGATAAACAGCGAAATATatcgaattatttttgttaagatTTCGAGAAAATacagattattttaaaaattagtaTAAACAATTAATTCGTAATTCAAACAATACCTAAGTTGCCACGCTCGCACATTACGTATTTTCGGCACAGTCACCCTTTTAATGGGAAAATATAAGGTGGTGCTCAACTTGTTACCAGCATGGTTAGAATAAAACAATGTTCCTACTTTATTTTTTCCCCAAAAAAAGTGTGACaactttccttttttttttcaaaccaaAGAGAACAGATTGCGAAATGTGATTTCGATGGATTGGATGCGTTTTGAAAATAGAAGCTAGCTTATTGAAGGACGAATTCGCAAACTATCCTGATTGATTTGCACCATTTGCACCAATCTTCCATCGTTCAATACAAAAAGTCCGATAAGCATCAGATTATAATACACAAAACTGCAAAGATTTTCCATTTCATTAATAAACTGCAAAGAAAATACACTTTTACATAAAAGTTGGTGAAACAGCTGTCCACTCCTATTTAGGACTTCGATTTATAGGCATTTTCCGCAGCTTATTAACCAAATGAACTCAATCAATATGATAATTAAAACTTCTACAACCGCAGACATACATGACACCCAGCTATGTAGCAGTCAATTAGTCAAATCGTGTAAAACAAGGAACATCCACTTTTGAGCGACATTTAAAATTATCAGTTGATAAATGCAATTGAACAGTACTGGCAGTGAAGGAAAATTCAATAAACGCATGTTTCGTTCCACCAATTAACTTGAGACAAACAATATGCTCTGTAAAGTCACTTTTACTTTTACCGTAACATATTGATTTCGTTGAATTTTCATGACGTATTTGTCATAAATCATATCCGTTGAGCGCGTAAATTAAATTCTGTCGTTTTTAGCCGAGTTTTTATTGACATTCGTTTTCGCGCATGGCCAATCATGTCTGCGGAAATCATCGTTCATATTGTGTGATTAATAAATCGTACTCCTTAATGAGTTCGTTATACGTACAATAGATACATGCAATTATTCATATCGGTACCCTGTTACACAATAATTCATGACACTGTATAAAAAACTACAACTTTCTAGCAACATTTAGTACGGTCCGCTTCACTGGTGGTTCATACAGGCGAAAgtgtattttgtttctttttcataaaGCCCTTTATGTAACAGCGGTATCATGCGTGCTACTTGTATGCAAAACACTGTGTATATGCAAATGTTAACATTGGTTATTGATTCTGCGTGTGACCAACCACCAGAGATGCAGATGCCACAATTAACATCTCTAACTACCGTTAAACATGATTATTTACATTACTTAAAATGACGTACagttcaatattttaaatagactAAATGCGGAACATATTGCTTTCGGTTTGTTCGCTTGCATTTGGTAGATAGAGCTAATTCCTATAGTGTTATGACATGTAGTGCATATCTTCGCTGAAATACTAACATCGTGGTATTCGATAATATTATTGAGTCACAATTAAACTACGAGTTAACTTGAACATATTGTCCTCTTTTGTTTTAACCTGCCTATCTGTTCCGTGTTAGAACTTGAACGAAGATATGACTACATTTTGGCAGTATTTACGCTGTCTTTCTTTAGTCTATTCAAAATATTCGGACTGCTAGTGCATTGGGTACgacacatacaaacatacaaattgaaataaaacacgGGCCGTTAAGCGTGGTAGTACATTTGTGCGCTAAATTATTCTTAAATAGATGGCACATAGCGATACCTTACAGTTTGGTCCCCGTACTCTCTTCTTCAACCCTCGGTAAGTAGGTTGTTTcgttataaattatgtacttaaaaattcagaaagaaaaaagttatattgtgtccaaaaaataaaaatgataaatgttgtttttttttcgaaattcaaGGTTTAAAAGATTCTTGACTTGtacaaaatagtttattttttatgttgggaAATGCAAACCATTTTTAAACCTAATAGTCAATGAAATTATTGATATATCGAATGAATGATTTAGTTGAAGTTTTACTTCAAAAAGCACAAAGGAAGGTATAAGTCAAGATcacaaaatcaaaaacaaatctaattttaaaaatatgatttattatttcaaattagatGAAAACGTGTAAAAATTGTACACTCTCTATTTATTACACAAGACCTTCCTCTGCttgttcaaatattaaaaataattgtgcgTTTATTTGTCGCAGCcgtcttatttatttactaacatgtACCAAACAGATTCAGTATACACATGACTTAGATTCTTGTCAATGTCGACAGTTATAACATTTTTAGTTTACGAACAACTCGAAACGAATCACCAATTCGTTGGTTTTTAACtacaaaaattgtattttttttatcagctgCGACTTATATGACATATCTACATATACGACGCCACATTAcgtataaaaagaaataacacTTAGATTATTATACACTGGTGACTTATCTAAcgcgtaaaaaatatttcaatttgcaATCTATTGGCCGTTTAACAATTTGCCTAATTTTTAACATTGCTTGCGACataaattgcaaattaaattctataCTTAGCAAAGTAAAGCTGAAGCCAAAattgaagataaatattttaacaaaaatattattatataataattataatataaaaaatgaaatattcaaattatCATTATATCAGTCGGTTAAATGATTAGTAGTTATCTTAGTccgaatgaaataataatattataatttgcatgtaaaaatataaattgaaagcAAATCAGTCTATAAACTTACTTTAGAATAATTATGACTAAGTTTATGTACATTTTAGACATGTTTCTTTAAGTTCGCGTTAGTCTGTGGTTTCGTGACAAAATTACATCTGTTTAATGATATGAAtcataagttattttatttagtactttgTTAAGTAGTTATACATTTATATTGTAGTTTTTCCAgctattattaatttgtttgcaTTACGTATAGAGTTACGTTTTGGCGCCAATCCACAGACTATACGGCATAGTACAAACATTCTTACTCgtattataaaacatacattCACTATCTACCTCGTTAtaatttacacaatatttaCACGAAAAAAGatcatttaataaatacataatttggcTGATTTCCATTTttgctaaattaaaaaatataatgccataTTTAATTgccagaataaaaaaatactcccCATTTATTGTCGTTCACTTCGAATAAGGGtgaaactgaatatttttatttgaaaaaaaaaaatatagaataataaattaattcactACACAATGCACTGTGTATAAATTTGTTAAAAGTCATTGTTCGTTCCCTGCGTGCTATTCCATCTCAAGTATAACCTGTCCACATTATATCACAGTAGTGCCTACACATGTTCACGGCCGTCGCTCACTGACTAGGCTATATACAAACCAAACGATTTCTATACATGATAACAACGTCCGTAGGAAACCTCACGAAAACCGACTAAAACCTCAATAAAAATCTGAGAAATTCGAATTTAGAATAGATCGGTGACGATGGTGCCGAACCAAGCGCAGACGACGGGTAAGGCGTACGTGAACAGTGCCTTCTGTAGTGACGGGCTGTCTGCTGCTCCGGCGACGGGTTGTTCCCGGACGGGCGGGATGTCTTGAGACCTTGGCGTCTCGGGCTCGGTTACGTCGGCGTTGTCGGCATTGTCGGCTATGACGACAGTACCAGTGTCTGTGTTGGGCAGGCCGGCTGTGTCGGGCTCGGTGAGTATGCGAGTACGAACATTGACGTTGTTAGTGCCGGGAGTGTCGACGATGCTGGGCACGAAGGGCGGCTCGGTGACGACAGGTCGTGGCGGTACTTCGGGTTCGCGTTCCGTTTGGTCTTCGTCTTCTGGTGCGCTGTCGCCTGAGCCTGCTGTggaattaattattgaaattattgttaATGTACTGTCGGTATGTgacacaaaatgtttttttttattattggaaCCGGCTTAATATTCTTCGATGTGAACTGGCACAGAAGTTTGTTACTGAAGtgaaaagtgttttatttaaatgtttactcAGTGAGTCAAAAATATAAGAGACTTTAATTTATCATCATTTGTCTCAATTTCCTTTTGTTAAAGTGTTTTGGACCTGATCAGTTTTTGGTCAAGATTATACCGAAAAATATTCAAGACAAGTTAAAACAACTATGGCCCTATCCATCAAAATAATCCCAAACTTTTCCATACCTGTATCATAACCGTTAAGATCCTCATCATCAGTGGGCAGTCCGTCGCTGGTGCCCCAGTCTCCGGAGCCGGACCCTGACTCCACGTCTTCCAGCACTTCGCGACCGTATGAACTCGCTACTTGTAGGTCTGTGGGAGAAGAGAAGGGTGAGTGAAGTtgtagagcagtggttcttaacctttttggcatgagggaccactttaccaaaagtttgtcttgccggggccTTGCACCCcattggtttacctaaattgagggttgtttgataaagaatacgagCACACTTtgtaattagcactcatttctttattatttagcaaaaaacaaaaatttaaagattttaatgagatttttgtgactgcattctctttactaatttctgaattcttggttcagtactgctcaaaactaaacgcatgtcggcagtggcATCCAACAGATTTCTATGCTTGTTTTTAACAAAATCAGAAGCGCCGAAAACCCACGTACGTATTTATAGCTTTAACTAAATTTTTCatttacaaactaaacattGCATTTACAAAACGCAAGTACCTACTGCTATACCCATGTatttagtttccaaatgcgcgagcgaagcgagcgcgaaatttttttcggattcaaaccaaacattacgtaaaatgtggcccaaacgtacttaacttattgtttgttgacaaatgcaataATAAAGGCACacagtttttgaatacgcgaccgaagcgagcgcgaaattttaattattttttaagactcaaagccaaaattacgtaaaatgtagcccaaacatatttttttttctgttggacaagtaagatggatatcttttatacgtccatgcgaaaacccctgcTCGCGTAGATAAGTCGTTAAAAACAAAGTTAGATTAGCAACGTCGCCAAGCaatgcttcgcggaccacttggaatgcctccagggaccaccagtggtccgcggaccaccggttaagaaccactgttgtAGAGGATCTTTGATTAAAAGGTAAGCTTTTGGGGAATTTAGTTTAATCCCTTGTTTGTTGGAAATTGTGCCTCGTTTCGGTCAAATGTGATTACAGTGTAatgtacaaaattataatgtttgCTTAGAGAGAGTGAGCTGTTTCTGGATATTATGTATTGTTGatgtacttattattttgttggcgatttcatattttatacattCAATCACCGAGACAGTCGCATGAGAAACTTAAGTCCTAGTCGCAATCTTACTTACACACGGTCTGAAATCCCCCATTATACTCTTTTAATTGACACTGTAAGACACTTTCTTTTCATCATCCATCTTATTCATTCTACCTTTAACTGGCTTCTTAATATCCGAAAAACAGTATGAAGCAAAAATAGAAATTCGAGCTTACCTTTCTGATCAGTATCAAGCCACTGCACCTCAACCCCATTATAAGCATCCTTTAGCCTAGCAGTAAGTGTTCGCAGCGAGTCAGCCTGTGTGGCCACGCTGGCCGTCGCTAAAGG harbors:
- the LOC124642970 gene encoding kelch domain-containing protein 4; the encoded protein is MGKKKNKNKVSGAVKTAAKTEKKLANKLKKELANLGEEDIAKVLAEIEREEAKRSAATEKALPGAPSPRAYASLTPHPTNNELIVFGGEYHNGQKTEVYNELLFFNPVNNTWKVLKAPGAPPPRSAHQAIATPANKGELWVFGGEFTSPSETQFHHYKDLWCFSFAEKKWEKVVAPNGPTPRSGHRMVLLGRNIIVFGGYADDGRECRYFDDVYSFCLDTRAWTKLSPSGRGPCARSACVMLPAGNDSLLIYGGFSRVRTGRTERTQTHTDLFRLSARTGGGWTWRPLSGSLGPAARAGQAAAVNVHTNRGYVFGGVSDVEETDEELRGEMSDELQLLDLEAGRWHHVTLKSEQQPTTQQPEAMDTKVEEAVTVVTDEVFTMKLGGAPAPTTQGCAPAGTPAPGPRSGPGARMSAMMAVQRSTLYVYGGVLEKEDKQFYLSDMYSLDLHKLNEWKTIIEQPSLPDWLGSDSEEYETGSESESDDSDEDSED